A portion of the Deinococcus peraridilitoris DSM 19664 genome contains these proteins:
- the infB gene encoding translation initiation factor IF-2: protein MSKVRIYALAKDLGVDSGRMLEILSDLGVQFKSSSSTLDEETVEAIKTILAEEKNSATPTTPTATTPSAQGDSAPALQNQGAPTATVEREVAPRDTAPKNEVPHRAPVVTIMGHVDHGKTSLLDYIRKTRVAAKEAGGITQHVGAFEAKTSKGKIVFIDTPGHEAFTSIRARGANVADIAIIVVAADDSIMPQTREAIAHAQAAKVPLIVAINKMDLPTANIDKVKQDLIAQNLVPEEFGGDTIVVGVSARTGEGVEDLLEMISLVAELEDLRADPKAELGGVVVESRVDRQMGVLANVIVQQGTLRVGDFLVVGERYGKIKALTDSLGARIKDAGPSTPVQILGFSEAPTAGDMVASARNEHEAREMVQSRVTVRRDGEQAREKRRMTLDDIFGAGGEVREINLVLRADTQGSVEAIQGILARKTSEQVNLNVMLAGIGAPTEGDVLLASTANATILCFSVVPSPGVQKVATQKGIELKTYRIIYELIDEVDRLIKGTQEPVFEERYLGRAEVRMVIRHPKAGSVAGSYVQDGLLRRNARAKVTRGKQVVYEGTIAGLKRFKDDVREVQAGYECGVNFDWNDVQEGDIIEASEMVEITS from the coding sequence ATGTCAAAAGTACGCATTTACGCACTCGCCAAAGACCTTGGTGTAGACAGCGGTCGGATGCTCGAGATCCTGAGTGATTTGGGCGTCCAGTTCAAATCATCATCCTCAACGCTGGACGAAGAAACGGTCGAAGCCATCAAAACAATTCTTGCCGAAGAGAAAAACAGCGCCACGCCCACCACCCCCACAGCCACGACGCCCAGCGCGCAGGGTGACAGCGCTCCTGCGCTGCAAAACCAGGGCGCGCCCACCGCGACCGTCGAACGGGAAGTGGCGCCCAGGGACACGGCCCCGAAAAACGAAGTACCTCACCGCGCGCCGGTCGTGACCATCATGGGCCACGTCGACCACGGCAAAACCAGCCTGCTCGACTACATTCGCAAGACGCGCGTCGCAGCCAAGGAAGCAGGCGGCATCACCCAACACGTCGGTGCCTTCGAGGCCAAGACCAGTAAGGGCAAGATCGTCTTCATCGATACGCCTGGCCACGAAGCGTTCACGAGCATCCGGGCGCGTGGTGCGAACGTTGCCGACATCGCCATCATCGTGGTGGCCGCCGATGACTCGATCATGCCGCAGACCCGTGAGGCCATCGCGCACGCGCAGGCTGCCAAAGTGCCCCTGATCGTCGCCATCAACAAGATGGACCTGCCCACCGCCAACATCGACAAGGTCAAGCAGGACCTGATCGCGCAGAACCTGGTTCCCGAAGAGTTCGGCGGCGACACCATCGTGGTGGGTGTCTCAGCCCGCACCGGCGAAGGCGTCGAGGACCTGCTGGAAATGATCTCGCTGGTCGCCGAACTCGAGGACCTGCGCGCTGATCCCAAGGCTGAATTGGGAGGCGTTGTGGTGGAAAGCCGCGTCGACCGCCAGATGGGCGTGCTGGCCAATGTCATCGTGCAGCAAGGAACGCTGCGCGTCGGGGATTTCCTGGTGGTGGGCGAGCGTTACGGCAAGATCAAGGCCCTGACCGACTCACTCGGCGCACGGATCAAGGACGCCGGCCCCAGCACGCCGGTGCAGATTCTGGGCTTCAGTGAAGCGCCCACCGCCGGTGATATGGTCGCCAGCGCCCGCAATGAACACGAAGCGCGCGAGATGGTGCAAAGCCGCGTCACCGTGCGCCGCGACGGCGAGCAGGCACGTGAGAAGCGCCGCATGACCCTTGACGACATCTTCGGGGCGGGCGGTGAAGTGCGCGAGATCAACCTGGTGCTGCGCGCCGACACCCAGGGTTCGGTCGAAGCCATTCAGGGCATTCTGGCGCGCAAGACCAGCGAGCAGGTCAATCTGAACGTGATGCTCGCCGGCATCGGCGCGCCCACCGAAGGCGACGTGCTGCTGGCTTCCACCGCCAACGCGACGATCCTGTGCTTTTCGGTCGTGCCCTCCCCGGGCGTACAGAAAGTCGCCACCCAGAAAGGCATTGAACTCAAGACCTACCGCATCATTTACGAACTCATCGACGAGGTGGACCGCCTGATCAAGGGCACCCAGGAACCCGTCTTCGAGGAGCGCTACCTGGGGCGCGCCGAAGTGCGCATGGTCATCCGTCACCCCAAGGCAGGCTCTGTGGCCGGATCATACGTGCAAGATGGCCTGCTGCGCCGGAATGCGCGCGCCAAGGTCACCCGCGGCAAACAGGTCGTCTACGAAGGCACCATCGCCGGTCTCAAACGCTTCAAGGACGACGTCCGTGAAGTGCAGGCGGGCTACGAGTGTGGTGTGAACTTCGATTGGAACGACGTGCAGGAAGGCGACATCATCGAAGCCAGCGAGATGGTGGAAATCACCTCCTGA
- a CDS encoding YlxR family protein: MPTSTHIPERTCIACRRKRAQGELLRLTRTPRGWQLLAGHRTGRGAYVCADDVGCWAEKKLRRLGTSAPALSEQLKARSAREVASHETMIMRRS; this comes from the coding sequence ATGCCCACGTCCACACACATCCCAGAGCGTACCTGCATTGCCTGCCGCCGCAAGCGGGCACAGGGTGAGCTGCTGCGTCTGACGCGCACGCCGCGGGGCTGGCAGCTGCTCGCCGGTCACCGCACGGGTCGCGGCGCGTACGTGTGCGCGGATGACGTGGGCTGTTGGGCGGAAAAAAAGCTGCGGCGTCTGGGCACGAGCGCACCCGCGCTCAGCGAGCAATTGAAAGCGCGCTCAGCGCGCGAAGTCGCGAGTCACGAGACAATGATCATGCGCAGGTCGTAA
- the nusA gene encoding transcription termination factor NusA, with protein MSAEFNFVDALREVAQARNINEMQLIEAFEQSLAQAYTRNVEPDKRIEVHLDPKSGELEVLVVKEVVEKLEDENLQISLADALELDPEVEIGMEMEFPVEREKFTRIALQAAKQTLTQKMRETERNVVFNEYKDKEGQVMTATVVRMDNKQNIFVELGAGEAIMPPREQIPGERLLNGNRVKIYLKEVRKTPKGPTILASRADERLLEYLLKQEIPEVAEGVVEVKAIAREAGQRSKVAVWSRNSNVDPIGACIGHRGNRIQAVTGELGRERVDVILWDASTREFIRNALSPAKVGIIEVNGDAKEATVTVTSDQLSLAIGKGGQNVRLAAKLTGFKIDLKETQAVSDLDEALAQVMQEQDAPRETTSGARAAFDALFKDAKTVASASPEGDTELND; from the coding sequence ATGTCGGCAGAATTCAATTTCGTGGACGCCTTGCGTGAAGTTGCGCAGGCCCGAAACATCAACGAAATGCAGTTGATCGAAGCCTTCGAGCAGTCGCTCGCCCAGGCCTACACCCGCAACGTCGAACCCGACAAGCGCATCGAAGTGCACCTCGATCCCAAAAGCGGCGAACTCGAAGTGTTGGTCGTGAAGGAAGTCGTCGAAAAGCTTGAGGACGAAAATTTACAGATTTCCCTCGCCGACGCCCTGGAGCTCGACCCGGAAGTCGAGATCGGCATGGAGATGGAATTCCCGGTGGAGCGCGAGAAGTTCACCCGCATCGCGCTGCAGGCGGCCAAGCAGACCCTCACGCAGAAAATGCGCGAGACGGAGCGCAACGTCGTCTTCAACGAGTACAAGGACAAGGAAGGCCAGGTCATGACCGCCACGGTCGTGCGCATGGACAACAAGCAGAACATCTTCGTGGAACTCGGCGCCGGTGAGGCGATCATGCCTCCACGCGAACAGATTCCCGGCGAGCGGCTGCTCAACGGCAACCGCGTCAAAATCTACCTCAAGGAAGTGCGCAAGACGCCCAAAGGCCCGACCATTCTGGCCAGCCGGGCCGACGAGCGGCTGCTGGAGTACCTGCTCAAGCAGGAAATTCCCGAGGTCGCCGAAGGCGTGGTGGAGGTCAAGGCCATCGCGCGTGAAGCCGGCCAGCGCAGCAAGGTCGCCGTGTGGAGCCGCAACTCCAACGTGGACCCGATCGGCGCCTGCATCGGACACCGTGGCAACCGCATCCAGGCGGTTACAGGAGAACTGGGCCGTGAGCGCGTCGACGTGATCCTGTGGGACGCCAGCACGCGTGAGTTCATTCGCAACGCCCTGTCGCCGGCCAAGGTCGGCATCATCGAGGTGAACGGCGACGCCAAGGAGGCCACCGTCACCGTCACCTCCGACCAGTTGTCGCTCGCCATCGGCAAGGGTGGGCAGAACGTGCGCCTGGCTGCCAAACTGACCGGGTTCAAGATCGATCTGAAAGAAACCCAGGCGGTCAGTGATCTCGACGAGGCACTCGCGCAGGTCATGCAGGAGCAGGACGCCCCACGCGAAACGACCTCGGGTGCCCGCGCGGCCTTCGACGCCCTCTTCAAGGACGCCAAAACGGTCGCGAGCGCCTCACCCGAGGGCGACACCGAGCTGAACGACTGA
- the rimP gene encoding ribosome maturation factor RimP produces MSSNLEHIAHEVLSPLGFEVLEVHLQNPGKRPTLLVRIDRLDEQPVTVEDLQTASDVLSLELDRLDPIQGEYRLELESPGAKRPLRRPRHFERMVGLKAKVRGGGHSFTAPILGVEGEEVTFDLNGEHLTLRASDIQANLAEFPPSHR; encoded by the coding sequence ATGAGCAGCAATCTGGAACACATCGCACACGAAGTCCTGTCCCCGTTGGGGTTCGAGGTGCTCGAAGTGCACCTTCAAAATCCCGGCAAGCGGCCGACGCTGCTGGTGCGCATCGACCGGCTCGACGAGCAACCGGTCACGGTCGAAGACCTGCAAACGGCCAGTGACGTACTTTCGCTGGAGCTCGACCGGCTCGATCCCATTCAGGGCGAGTACCGTCTGGAACTCGAATCTCCCGGCGCCAAACGCCCGCTGAGGCGTCCGCGCCACTTCGAACGCATGGTCGGTCTGAAAGCCAAGGTGCGTGGTGGCGGGCACAGCTTCACTGCTCCCATTCTCGGCGTCGAGGGCGAGGAGGTCACCTTCGACCTGAACGGCGAGCACCTGACCTTGCGAGCTTCGGATATCCAGGCAAACCTGGCGGAGTTTCCGCCGTCTCACCGTTAG
- a CDS encoding septum site-determining protein MinC: protein MKLRGTLGGLNLLIEAGDSAQSIEAALLGKRELLAEHVTVELEGEVDVAAVEAALNVVRAAGGEIHRLRAGRLPTPESDASARTVIVPHSVRAGFRGEYKGSVVILGDVNPGAAVIAGGDVIVMGALRGVVHAGAGGKQDAIVWARPIASPQIRLGDAMARAPEDNALASMRRIEEGHAEIARLHEGAIVIESHSVRS from the coding sequence ATGAAACTGCGTGGCACACTGGGCGGCCTCAACCTCCTGATCGAAGCGGGCGATTCGGCCCAGAGCATTGAAGCAGCGCTCCTCGGCAAGCGGGAACTGCTCGCCGAGCATGTCACGGTAGAACTCGAAGGAGAGGTCGACGTGGCCGCGGTGGAAGCAGCGCTCAACGTCGTACGGGCTGCAGGAGGAGAAATTCACCGACTGCGCGCCGGGCGGCTTCCGACACCCGAATCCGACGCCAGCGCCCGCACGGTCATCGTACCGCACAGCGTCCGCGCGGGCTTTCGCGGAGAGTACAAGGGCAGTGTGGTGATTCTGGGAGACGTGAACCCGGGTGCGGCCGTGATCGCCGGCGGTGACGTGATCGTCATGGGCGCGCTGCGCGGTGTGGTGCACGCAGGTGCGGGCGGCAAGCAGGACGCCATCGTGTGGGCCCGCCCGATTGCCTCGCCGCAGATCCGGTTGGGTGACGCCATGGCACGCGCTCCGGAAGACAATGCGCTCGCCAGCATGCGCCGCATCGAGGAAGGGCACGCCGAGATCGCACGTCTGCACGAAGGCGCGATTGTCATCGAATCGCACAGCGTCCGCTCCTGA
- a CDS encoding S1 RNA-binding domain-containing protein, whose amino-acid sequence MQLDSGAVVEGRVTRVTDFGAFIQFENGETGLVHISQIAHSFVRSVSDHISEGQTVEVKVLGRDEKGRLDLSIKELLDEPEEVPRPRAIGRQSPQFEAKLRSFMRDAKERTGGGDKKGGVKKGGRK is encoded by the coding sequence GTGCAACTTGATTCCGGCGCGGTGGTCGAAGGACGCGTGACGCGCGTAACCGACTTCGGTGCCTTCATTCAGTTCGAGAACGGCGAAACTGGGCTCGTACACATTTCGCAAATCGCGCACAGCTTCGTTCGCTCGGTGAGTGACCACATCAGCGAAGGCCAGACGGTCGAGGTGAAAGTCCTGGGCCGTGATGAAAAGGGCCGCCTTGACCTGTCGATCAAAGAACTGCTCGACGAACCCGAGGAAGTGCCGCGTCCGCGTGCCATCGGTCGCCAGTCCCCACAGTTCGAGGCCAAGCTTCGCTCGTTCATGCGCGACGCCAAAGAACGCACCGGTGGGGGAGATAAAAAAGGTGGCGTCAAAAAGGGCGGACGCAAGTAA
- the hpt gene encoding hypoxanthine phosphoribosyltransferase has product MTFAPSNGPVQISTEELQSRIRDLGAQIARDYEGKEPHLICVLNGAFLFHSDLVRALSMPLTVDFLAVSSYGNAKQSSGEVRLVKDLSLPLSNRHVILVEDIVDTGITMHYLLHYLEGRGPASLKVAALLSKPSRRKVEVPVDYLGFTIPDAFVYGYGLDRAQFDRNLPFITSQE; this is encoded by the coding sequence ATGACGTTTGCCCCGTCGAACGGACCCGTTCAGATTTCGACCGAAGAGCTGCAGTCACGCATTCGTGACCTCGGTGCCCAGATCGCCCGCGACTACGAGGGTAAGGAGCCGCACCTGATCTGCGTCCTCAACGGCGCCTTTTTGTTTCACTCCGACCTGGTGCGGGCTCTGTCCATGCCGTTGACCGTGGACTTCCTGGCCGTCTCCAGTTACGGAAACGCCAAGCAGTCGAGCGGAGAGGTACGGCTGGTCAAGGACCTCAGCCTGCCCCTCTCGAACCGTCACGTGATCCTCGTGGAAGATATTGTCGACACTGGCATCACCATGCACTACCTGCTGCACTACCTCGAAGGACGCGGCCCGGCGTCGCTGAAAGTCGCTGCCCTGCTGAGCAAGCCGTCAAGACGCAAGGTGGAAGTCCCGGTCGATTATCTGGGATTCACCATCCCCGACGCGTTCGTGTACGGGTATGGACTTGACCGGGCGCAGTTTGACCGCAACCTGCCATTCATCACCTCGCAGGAATAA
- the trpC gene encoding indole-3-glycerol phosphate synthase TrpC produces the protein MNLSAVPGVLGRIARERADDYRDAAFAPGGPVQRTYPFRRAITGGSIALIAEVKRASPSQGHIAALDPLEAARAYRQGGAAAISVLTEPRHFGGSNEALQSVSRALDLPTLRKDFVVHKAMLAEAAQWGAGAALLIVAVLGEDTAEYLQVAHVLGLDALVEVHDERELDLAIEAGAEIIGVNNRDLTTLEIDLATSPRLIRRARDAGYGGTLVAESGYHRREQIQELQGLADAVLVGSALAASGDLARASRELLGA, from the coding sequence ATGAACCTGTCTGCCGTGCCCGGCGTCCTCGGGCGCATTGCCCGCGAGCGCGCCGACGACTACCGTGACGCCGCGTTCGCACCCGGAGGGCCGGTCCAGCGCACTTACCCCTTTCGGCGCGCCATCACCGGCGGCTCCATCGCGCTGATCGCTGAAGTCAAGCGGGCCAGTCCCAGTCAAGGTCACATTGCCGCCCTCGATCCGCTGGAGGCGGCACGTGCTTACCGGCAGGGTGGTGCGGCCGCCATCTCCGTGCTGACCGAACCACGTCACTTCGGTGGATCGAACGAGGCCCTGCAAAGTGTCTCACGGGCGCTGGATTTACCCACGTTACGCAAGGATTTCGTGGTCCACAAGGCCATGCTCGCCGAAGCGGCCCAGTGGGGCGCGGGTGCCGCACTGCTGATCGTGGCCGTGCTGGGTGAGGACACGGCCGAGTACCTGCAGGTGGCGCATGTGTTGGGCCTTGACGCCCTGGTCGAAGTGCACGACGAGCGTGAGCTCGACCTGGCCATCGAGGCTGGGGCCGAGATCATCGGCGTGAACAACCGCGATCTCACCACCCTCGAGATCGATCTCGCGACGTCTCCACGCCTCATCCGTCGGGCACGGGACGCGGGATACGGTGGGACACTGGTGGCTGAGAGCGGCTACCACCGACGTGAACAGATTCAGGAGTTGCAGGGGCTCGCCGACGCGGTGCTGGTAGGCAGCGCGCTCGCCGCTTCCGGCGATCTGGCGCGGGCGTCACGCGAGTTGCTGGGCGCATGA
- a CDS encoding ion transporter — protein MNGRDTRSAWRRALGDVIFGLETPAARAFDVALIWLIFASVLAVMFESVPEINQQFGRALRLLEWFFTAVFTIEYLLRLLSARRAWNYVRSYYGLIDLLSILPSYLSLLVPGGQYLLVVRALRLLRMFRVFKMLRYLSEANVLGVALRESQSKITVFLVTVLTLVTVFGTALYLIEGPAGGFTSIPISIYWAVVTLATVGYGDIVPQTWLGKLVATLAMLLGYAIIAVPTGIVTVSLARAQQRREDRACEQCHLPRHESDAVYCRRCGALLPEGSVSAP, from the coding sequence GTGAACGGCCGAGACACGAGAAGTGCCTGGCGGCGTGCGCTGGGTGACGTCATCTTCGGGCTGGAGACGCCCGCAGCGCGCGCTTTTGATGTCGCGTTGATCTGGCTGATTTTTGCCAGTGTGCTGGCCGTCATGTTTGAAAGCGTGCCAGAGATCAACCAGCAGTTCGGTCGAGCACTGCGCCTCTTGGAATGGTTTTTTACGGCCGTATTCACAATCGAGTACCTGCTGCGTCTTCTTTCGGCACGGCGCGCCTGGAACTACGTTCGCAGTTACTACGGTCTGATCGACCTGCTGTCGATTCTGCCGTCCTACCTGAGCCTGCTGGTTCCCGGCGGGCAGTATCTGCTGGTCGTACGCGCCTTGCGGCTGCTGCGGATGTTCCGGGTCTTCAAGATGCTCCGCTACCTGTCCGAAGCCAATGTGCTGGGCGTCGCGCTGCGTGAAAGCCAGTCGAAGATCACGGTGTTCCTGGTGACGGTGCTGACTTTGGTGACCGTTTTCGGCACGGCCCTCTACCTGATTGAAGGCCCGGCAGGCGGGTTTACGTCCATTCCCATCAGCATTTACTGGGCGGTTGTCACCCTCGCGACGGTGGGGTACGGCGATATCGTTCCGCAGACCTGGCTCGGCAAGCTGGTGGCGACATTGGCGATGCTGCTGGGTTACGCGATCATCGCGGTTCCGACCGGCATCGTGACGGTAAGCCTGGCCCGGGCGCAACAACGCCGCGAGGACCGGGCCTGCGAACAATGTCATCTTCCCAGACACGAGTCCGACGCTGTTTACTGTCGGCGTTGTGGTGCGCTGCTTCCGGAAGGCAGCGTTTCGGCCCCTTGA
- the uvrA gene encoding excinuclease ABC subunit UvrA: MNNIIVRGAREHNLKNVTVELPRNKFVVITGVSGSGKSTLAFDTIYAEGQRRYVESLSAYARQFLGLMEKPDVDAIEGLSPAISIDQKTTSHNPRSTVGTVTEIHDYLRLLYARVGTPYCPVCGRKIERQSPSEITDKLLSHFPDARTILLAPIVRGRKGEYRKMIADLKREGFARARVDGTIYDIDEAEKLKLEKFEKHDIDVVVDRLVLKEGDRSRIAESVELGLRRGEGLLRVLFPDSGQEELYSEKFACPEHGSVLEELEPRSFSFNNPYGACGDCAGLGSKLEFSADAVIDEHLSIAEGAIIPWSKKGTGGGVYYWDKLRALSEHLGFDLKSPWRDLPATVQSTILRGLPEPFEVVYRRGGKETMRFMTEYEGVIVNLERRYAETESDYMREKLEELMEMVECPTCGGTRYKPEILAVRVGGVNIAQTSNMSVLEADAFFGRLQDGLVGETDIVGFLETGKGGTAKVAPPRSFDFQLGGFGSAVAAPILKAIRTRLKFLVDVGLDYLSLDRTANTLSGGEAQRIRLATQVGSGLTGVLYVLDEPSIGLHPKDNGRLIQTLKSLRDLGNTLLVVEHDEETMMESDWVVDMGPGAGVHGGDVVAVGTPQDIAAAPDSLTGKYLRGEIRIEVPTTRRRGTGKKLRIRGAREHNLRNVTVEIPLGTMTVVTGPSGSGKSTLIHDILHATLARDLNRAKTSPGKFDGLDGMDNLDKVIEIDQSPIGRTPRSNPATYTGVFTEIRDLFTRTTEARRRGYQAGRFSFNVKGGRCENCKGDGVMKIEMNFLPDIYVPCEVCKGARYNRETLEVKYNHKSIADVLDMTVEAAREFFEAIPNIERKLQLLCDVGLGYMKIGQPSTTLSGGEAQRIKLASELSKRATGKTIYILDEPTTGLHFEDVRRLMGVLERLVEAGNTLLIIEHNLDVIKTADWLIDLGPEGGIRGGEIVTIGTPEEVAAHPTSHTGAYLSRVPGITPTAPRPEAVPVIESKPKSTRAKREKVAG, from the coding sequence TTGAACAACATCATCGTGCGCGGTGCGCGAGAGCACAACCTCAAAAACGTCACCGTGGAGCTGCCCCGCAACAAATTCGTGGTCATCACCGGGGTGTCGGGATCGGGCAAGAGCACGCTCGCTTTCGATACCATTTATGCCGAAGGGCAGCGCCGCTACGTCGAGTCGCTCAGCGCCTACGCGCGCCAGTTCCTCGGCTTGATGGAAAAGCCCGATGTGGACGCCATCGAAGGACTCTCGCCGGCGATCTCGATCGACCAGAAGACCACCAGCCACAATCCCAGAAGCACGGTGGGCACTGTCACCGAAATTCACGATTACCTGAGGTTGCTCTACGCCCGGGTCGGCACACCGTATTGCCCGGTCTGTGGTCGCAAGATCGAGCGCCAGAGCCCCAGCGAGATCACCGACAAGCTGCTGTCGCACTTCCCCGACGCCCGCACCATTCTGCTCGCGCCCATCGTGCGTGGGCGCAAGGGTGAGTACCGCAAGATGATCGCCGACCTCAAGCGCGAGGGGTTCGCGCGCGCGCGGGTCGACGGGACCATCTACGACATCGACGAGGCCGAGAAGCTGAAGCTCGAAAAATTCGAGAAGCACGATATCGACGTGGTGGTCGACCGGCTGGTGCTGAAGGAAGGCGACCGCAGCCGCATCGCCGAAAGCGTGGAGCTGGGCCTCAGGCGCGGCGAAGGACTGCTGCGGGTGCTCTTTCCCGACAGTGGCCAGGAAGAGCTGTACTCCGAGAAGTTCGCCTGCCCGGAACACGGCAGCGTGCTTGAAGAACTCGAACCGCGCTCCTTTTCCTTTAACAATCCTTACGGCGCCTGCGGGGACTGCGCCGGTCTGGGCAGCAAGCTGGAGTTCTCCGCCGACGCGGTGATCGACGAGCACCTCTCGATTGCCGAGGGCGCCATCATCCCCTGGAGCAAAAAGGGCACCGGGGGCGGCGTGTACTACTGGGACAAGCTGCGCGCCCTCTCCGAGCACCTGGGTTTCGACCTCAAGTCGCCCTGGCGCGATCTGCCCGCCACGGTGCAGAGCACCATTTTGCGCGGTCTGCCAGAACCTTTCGAGGTGGTGTACCGCCGGGGCGGCAAGGAAACCATGCGCTTCATGACCGAATACGAGGGTGTCATTGTCAACCTCGAGCGCCGCTACGCCGAAACCGAGAGCGACTACATGCGCGAAAAGCTCGAGGAACTGATGGAGATGGTCGAGTGCCCGACCTGCGGTGGCACCCGCTACAAGCCCGAGATTCTGGCGGTGCGGGTCGGCGGCGTGAACATTGCCCAGACCAGCAACATGAGCGTGCTGGAAGCCGACGCTTTTTTCGGCCGGTTGCAGGATGGCCTGGTAGGCGAAACGGACATCGTCGGGTTTCTGGAGACCGGCAAGGGGGGCACTGCCAAAGTCGCTCCGCCTCGCAGCTTCGACTTTCAGCTGGGCGGCTTCGGCTCGGCAGTGGCAGCGCCGATTCTGAAGGCCATCCGCACGCGCCTGAAGTTTTTGGTGGACGTCGGCCTCGACTACCTGTCACTCGACCGTACTGCCAACACGCTGTCCGGCGGCGAGGCGCAGCGCATCCGGCTGGCCACGCAGGTCGGCAGCGGCCTGACCGGCGTGCTGTACGTACTCGACGAGCCCTCAATCGGGCTGCATCCCAAGGACAACGGACGCCTGATCCAGACCCTCAAGAGTTTGCGCGACCTGGGCAACACCCTGCTGGTCGTGGAGCACGACGAGGAAACCATGATGGAGTCCGACTGGGTGGTCGACATGGGTCCCGGCGCAGGCGTTCACGGCGGTGACGTCGTCGCGGTGGGTACGCCCCAGGACATCGCAGCGGCCCCCGACAGCCTGACCGGCAAGTATCTGCGAGGTGAAATCCGAATCGAGGTGCCCACCACCCGCCGCCGCGGCACCGGCAAGAAGCTGCGCATTCGTGGCGCACGCGAGCACAATCTGCGTAACGTAACCGTCGAAATTCCGCTGGGCACCATGACGGTCGTGACCGGCCCTTCGGGCAGCGGCAAGTCGACCTTGATTCACGACATCCTGCACGCCACCCTGGCACGCGACCTCAACCGCGCCAAGACCAGCCCCGGCAAGTTCGACGGTCTGGACGGCATGGACAACCTCGATAAGGTCATCGAGATCGACCAGAGCCCGATCGGTCGCACGCCGCGCAGCAACCCCGCCACCTATACCGGGGTCTTCACCGAAATTCGTGACCTGTTTACCCGCACGACCGAGGCGCGGCGGCGCGGTTACCAGGCCGGGCGCTTCTCGTTCAACGTCAAGGGCGGACGCTGCGAAAACTGCAAGGGTGACGGGGTCATGAAGATCGAAATGAACTTCCTGCCCGACATCTATGTGCCATGCGAGGTGTGCAAGGGCGCTCGCTACAACCGTGAGACGCTCGAGGTGAAGTACAACCACAAGAGCATCGCCGACGTGCTCGACATGACGGTAGAGGCCGCGCGCGAGTTCTTCGAGGCGATTCCGAACATCGAGCGCAAACTGCAGCTGCTGTGCGATGTCGGTCTGGGCTACATGAAGATCGGTCAACCCAGCACCACGCTGTCGGGCGGCGAGGCGCAGCGCATCAAACTGGCCTCGGAGCTTTCCAAGCGCGCGACGGGCAAGACCATCTACATTCTCGACGAGCCCACCACCGGTTTGCACTTCGAGGACGTCCGGCGCCTGATGGGCGTGCTGGAGCGGCTGGTCGAAGCGGGCAATACCCTTTTGATCATCGAGCACAACCTCGACGTCATCAAGACCGCCGACTGGCTGATCGACCTCGGGCCGGAGGGTGGCATTCGCGGAGGTGAGATTGTCACGATCGGCACGCCGGAAGAGGTGGCAGCGCACCCCACGAGCCACACCGGGGCGTACCTCTCGCGGGTGCCGGGCATCACGCCGACAGCACCCCGCCCCGAAGCGGTGCCGGTCATCGAGAGCAAACCCAAGAGCACGCGCGCCAAGCGTGAGAAGGTGGCCGGATGA